One part of the Roseomonas gilardii genome encodes these proteins:
- a CDS encoding metal-dependent hydrolase family protein translates to MSLFLFTGGWVLDPRDGKPRGGVEVLVEDKVIREVSDRPIRSEAATRIPLGGRVLMPGLIDAHVHVVAAMANLAANALQPSSLAAFRAAEVMRGMLMRGFTTVRDLAGADRGLADAQALGLFDGPRLIICGKALSQTGGHSDGRARSDNRAPPERRVGTMGRLVDGVDAVRRAAREELREGADFIKVMANGGVASPTDPIHMLQFSRDELKAAVEEAENSGTYVSAHLYTDEAIRRAVECGVRSLEHCNLIRPETARLAVERGCYAVPTLITYEILATEGARWGLGPDSVAKIETVRRGGLESLAIMREAGLEMAYGSDLLGEMHGYQSGEFALRARVLPGIEVLRSATTVAAKVCGLEGRAGIIEPGADADLIVVEGNPLEDWSLLEGQGNRIPAIMQAGRFVKRKLA, encoded by the coding sequence ATGAGCCTGTTCCTGTTCACTGGCGGCTGGGTCCTCGATCCCCGCGACGGCAAGCCGCGCGGCGGCGTCGAGGTGCTGGTCGAGGACAAGGTGATCCGCGAGGTCTCCGACCGGCCCATCCGGAGCGAGGCGGCGACGCGCATCCCGCTCGGCGGCCGCGTGCTGATGCCGGGGCTGATCGACGCGCATGTGCATGTGGTGGCGGCCATGGCCAACCTCGCCGCCAATGCGCTGCAACCCTCCTCCCTCGCCGCCTTCCGTGCGGCGGAGGTGATGCGGGGCATGCTGATGCGCGGCTTCACCACGGTGCGCGACCTCGCGGGTGCCGACCGGGGCCTGGCCGATGCGCAGGCGCTGGGGCTTTTCGACGGCCCCCGCCTGATCATCTGCGGCAAGGCGCTGTCGCAGACCGGTGGCCACAGCGACGGCCGCGCCCGCTCCGACAACCGCGCGCCACCGGAGCGCCGAGTCGGCACGATGGGGCGGCTGGTGGACGGCGTCGATGCGGTGCGCCGCGCGGCGCGCGAGGAGCTGCGCGAGGGCGCCGACTTCATCAAGGTGATGGCCAATGGCGGCGTCGCCTCGCCCACCGACCCGATCCACATGCTGCAATTCTCGCGCGACGAGCTGAAGGCGGCGGTGGAGGAGGCGGAGAATTCCGGCACCTATGTCTCGGCGCATCTCTACACGGACGAGGCGATCCGCCGCGCCGTGGAATGCGGCGTGCGTTCGCTGGAACACTGCAACCTGATCCGCCCCGAGACCGCGCGGCTGGCGGTGGAGCGCGGCTGCTATGCCGTGCCGACGCTGATCACCTACGAGATCCTGGCCACCGAGGGCGCGCGATGGGGCCTGGGCCCCGACAGCGTGGCGAAGATCGAGACCGTCCGGCGCGGCGGCCTCGAATCCCTCGCCATCATGCGGGAGGCCGGGCTGGAGATGGCCTATGGCAGCGACCTGCTGGGGGAGATGCACGGCTACCAGTCGGGCGAGTTCGCGCTCCGCGCCCGCGTCCTGCCCGGGATCGAGGTGCTGCGTTCCGCCACCACCGTCGCGGCAAAGGTCTGCGGGCTGGAAGGCCGCGCCGGCATCATCGAGCCGGGGGCGGATGCCGACCTGATCGTGGTGGAAGGCAATCCGCTGGAGGACTGGAGCCTGCTCGAAGGCCAGGGCAACCGCATCCCGGCGATCATGCAGGCGGGCCGCTTCGTGAAGCGGAAATTGGCCTGA
- a CDS encoding metal-dependent hydrolase family protein — protein MTSLFLAQARIVDGTAPEPSAPQGVVIENGLIREVSPQARAPQGASTIDLSGKVLMPGLIDCHVHINAIDASLAKCATLPDSLVMARSIRLLREMLMRGFTTVRDVGGADHGQVVAVEEGLFPAPRLVISGKALSQSGGHCDFRGPFDNSAPRFNTRLGALGRLCDGVPEVRRAAREEIKSGARFVKIMANGGVASPTDPIHFLGFSREEITAAVEEARNAGTYVSAHLYTDEGIRRAVECGVHSLEHCNLITEATARFAAEQGAFAVPTLVTYDKLSSEGEELGIGAEAVAKVDDVRLAGMESLARMQAAGLPMAYGSDLLGAMHRHQSEEFVIRGRVLPPQMVIAAATHVAAKLCRMEGRIGTVAAGAHADLIVVDGNPLEDLSLLTFQGRHMPMILKGGVFMKGG, from the coding sequence ATGACCAGCCTCTTCCTCGCCCAGGCCCGGATCGTCGACGGCACCGCCCCGGAGCCTTCGGCCCCGCAGGGCGTGGTGATCGAGAACGGCCTGATCCGCGAGGTCTCGCCCCAGGCACGGGCGCCGCAGGGTGCCAGCACCATCGACCTGTCGGGCAAGGTGCTGATGCCAGGGCTGATCGACTGCCACGTCCATATCAACGCCATCGACGCCAGCCTCGCCAAGTGTGCGACGCTGCCGGATTCGCTGGTGATGGCGCGCTCCATCCGCCTGCTGCGCGAGATGCTGATGCGCGGCTTCACCACCGTGCGCGATGTCGGCGGTGCCGATCACGGACAGGTCGTGGCGGTGGAGGAAGGGCTCTTCCCCGCGCCGCGCCTCGTCATCTCCGGCAAGGCGCTGTCGCAGAGCGGCGGGCATTGCGACTTCCGCGGCCCCTTCGACAACAGCGCGCCGCGCTTCAACACGCGCCTCGGCGCGCTGGGCCGGCTCTGCGACGGCGTGCCGGAGGTGCGGCGCGCGGCGCGTGAGGAGATCAAGTCCGGCGCCCGCTTCGTGAAGATCATGGCCAATGGCGGCGTCGCCTCGCCCACCGACCCGATTCATTTCCTGGGCTTCTCGCGCGAGGAAATCACTGCCGCCGTCGAGGAGGCGCGCAATGCCGGCACCTATGTCTCGGCACATCTCTACACGGACGAGGGCATCCGCCGCGCCGTGGAATGCGGCGTCCATTCGCTGGAGCATTGCAACCTGATCACCGAGGCCACGGCGCGCTTCGCGGCGGAGCAGGGTGCCTTCGCCGTGCCGACGCTGGTGACCTATGACAAGCTATCCTCCGAGGGCGAGGAACTCGGCATCGGCGCGGAGGCCGTGGCGAAGGTGGACGATGTGCGGCTGGCGGGGATGGAATCCCTTGCCCGCATGCAGGCGGCCGGGCTGCCGATGGCCTATGGCAGCGACCTGCTCGGCGCCATGCACCGCCACCAGTCGGAAGAATTCGTGATCCGTGGCCGGGTCCTGCCGCCGCAGATGGTGATCGCCGCCGCCACCCATGTCGCCGCGAAGCTCTGCCGCATGGAAGGCCGGATCGGCACCGTCGCCGCCGGCGCCCATGCCGACCTGATCGTGGTGGACGGCAATCCGCTGGAGGACCTGTCGCTGCTGACCTTCCAGGGCCGGCACATGCCGATGATCCTGAAGGGCGGCGTCTTCATGAAGGGCGGCTAG
- a CDS encoding M24 family metallopeptidase — MVAGVGGSSFEAELARLTPVAERVAPISTEELKARVAKAQALMREQGIGALYLDTSTNLAYFTGIGLRLTERLHGAIIPAEGAIAYLSPAFEEPKTREYMRFGDDVRVWEEHEDPTALVIETVRGMGHEGGTIAIDPATPFFTVDGLRRAGNSFGFTSAATITEACRQVKSPAEIAIMQAANDITLKVQKATARALSAGVGTAEVKAFLDAAHRKLGGVPAGGAVQFGEATAYPHGVPYEQVLRDGDMVLVDTGCTLHGYRSDITRTYVFGEPTPRQREIWELEQRAQLAGFVAAKLGAPCEAVDAGARGVIEAAGFGPGYKTPGLPHRTGHGIGLDVHEASFMVRGNRTPLAVGMCFSIEPTICIYGEFGVRLEDIAYMTESGARWFTRPCHSVDDPFGVETAR, encoded by the coding sequence ATGGTCGCGGGTGTTGGCGGATCGAGCTTCGAGGCGGAACTGGCGCGCCTGACGCCGGTGGCGGAACGGGTCGCGCCGATCTCGACGGAGGAGCTGAAGGCCCGGGTGGCGAAGGCCCAGGCGCTGATGCGCGAGCAGGGGATCGGCGCGCTCTACCTCGATACCTCCACGAACCTCGCCTATTTCACCGGCATCGGCCTCAGGCTCACCGAGCGGCTGCACGGCGCCATCATCCCGGCCGAGGGCGCGATCGCCTATCTCAGCCCGGCCTTCGAGGAACCAAAGACGCGGGAATACATGCGCTTCGGCGACGACGTGCGCGTCTGGGAGGAACACGAGGACCCGACCGCGCTGGTGATCGAGACGGTGCGCGGCATGGGGCATGAGGGCGGCACCATCGCCATCGATCCGGCGACGCCCTTCTTCACCGTGGACGGGCTGCGCCGCGCGGGGAACAGCTTCGGCTTCACCAGCGCGGCCACGATCACCGAGGCCTGCCGCCAGGTGAAGTCCCCGGCCGAGATCGCCATCATGCAGGCGGCCAACGACATCACGCTGAAGGTCCAGAAGGCCACGGCACGGGCCCTTTCCGCGGGGGTGGGCACGGCGGAGGTGAAGGCCTTCCTCGACGCGGCGCACCGCAAGCTGGGCGGCGTGCCGGCGGGCGGCGCCGTGCAGTTCGGCGAGGCCACGGCCTATCCGCATGGCGTGCCCTATGAGCAGGTGCTCCGGGACGGCGACATGGTCCTGGTCGATACCGGCTGCACCCTGCATGGCTACCGTTCCGACATCACCCGCACCTATGTCTTCGGCGAGCCGACGCCGCGCCAGCGCGAGATCTGGGAGCTGGAGCAGCGCGCCCAGCTCGCCGGCTTCGTCGCCGCGAAGCTCGGCGCGCCCTGCGAGGCGGTGGATGCCGGGGCGCGCGGCGTGATCGAGGCGGCGGGCTTCGGCCCCGGCTACAAAACCCCCGGCCTGCCGCACCGCACGGGCCACGGCATCGGGCTCGACGTGCACGAGGCTTCCTTCATGGTGCGCGGCAACCGCACGCCGCTGGCGGTGGGCATGTGTTTCTCCATCGAGCCCACGATATGCATCTACGGCGAGTTCGGCGTCCGGCTGGAGGACATCGCCTATATGACCGAAAGCGGGGCGCGCTGGTTCACCCGGCCCTGCCATTCGGTGGACGATCCCTTCGGCGTGGAGACCGCGCGATGA
- a CDS encoding ABC transporter permease yields MSQAVPASGAGQVLQRWLVAALTAAGLALIFVPLVLTLYLSVFDETLITFPPRGYTLHWYARIIPEFGGPLQTSLVVALAAVAVSLLIGVPAGIGLSRYSFRGRSLVSTLLLAPLTMPGIAIGLGIYVLAILFEERTQLAVSGSVWLMIAAHVLIALPWVVRLCLASLANHDRSAEEAAASLGARPFLVVWRVTLPAMRSGIVAGALFAFIVSFENLEMTLFLIAPGMTTLPISVLQYLQYRLDPLVAAVAVAQVVLVGVALAVLDRHVRLSRVVA; encoded by the coding sequence TTGAGCCAGGCTGTTCCTGCATCGGGCGCGGGGCAGGTCCTGCAAAGGTGGCTGGTGGCCGCGCTGACGGCGGCCGGCCTCGCGCTGATCTTCGTGCCGCTCGTCCTCACCCTGTACCTGAGCGTCTTCGACGAGACGCTGATCACCTTCCCGCCGCGCGGCTACACGCTGCACTGGTACGCGCGGATCATCCCGGAATTCGGCGGTCCGTTGCAGACCAGCCTGGTGGTGGCGCTGGCTGCCGTGGCGGTCAGCCTGCTGATCGGCGTGCCGGCGGGAATCGGCCTGTCGCGCTACAGCTTCCGTGGCCGCTCGCTGGTTTCCACCCTGTTGCTCGCGCCGCTGACCATGCCGGGCATCGCCATCGGCCTCGGCATCTATGTGCTGGCCATCCTGTTCGAGGAACGGACGCAGCTCGCGGTCAGCGGCTCGGTCTGGCTGATGATCGCCGCCCATGTGCTGATCGCCCTGCCCTGGGTGGTGCGGCTCTGCCTCGCCTCGCTCGCCAACCACGACCGCTCGGCGGAGGAGGCGGCGGCCAGCCTGGGCGCGCGGCCCTTCCTGGTGGTCTGGCGCGTCACCCTGCCCGCCATGCGCAGCGGCATCGTGGCCGGCGCGCTCTTCGCCTTCATCGTGTCCTTCGAGAACCTGGAGATGACGCTGTTCCTGATCGCGCCCGGCATGACCACCCTGCCCATCTCCGTGCTGCAATACCTGCAATACCGGCTCGATCCGCTGGTGGCCGCCGTGGCGGTGGCGCAGGTGGTGCTGGTGGGCGTCGCGCTCGCCGTGCTCGACCGCCATGTGCGCCTGTCGCGGGTGGTCGCATGA
- a CDS encoding ABC transporter ATP-binding protein — translation MSRLTLDRLSKHYGPTVAVDEVSLDIPQGEMVVLLGPSGCGKTTTLRMVAGFIQASGGDVRLDGQSILALPPHRREMGIVFQSYALFPHLTVARNIAFGLEMRGVPAAERKARVEQMLGLARLEALADRLPRQLSGGQQQRVALARALAIQPRVLLLDEPLSNLDAALRGDVGRDIRLLQRESNLTTIMVTHDQDEAMAMADRLVVMKDGKVQQTGTQEDLYERPATPFVAGFIGRSNMLEGRLDASGAVMEAEGTALRLAGRYAGSGACTLALRPERLSIREDGEGGAGEVRGVVELANYLGPVREHLVRLGTGARVLVRDPTSQPGRLHAAGTAVTLGWDHAAERLFDAKGAPLPSQRPETAETRWNANA, via the coding sequence ATGAGCCGCCTGACCCTCGACCGGCTGAGCAAGCATTACGGTCCCACCGTGGCGGTGGACGAGGTCAGCCTCGACATCCCGCAGGGGGAGATGGTGGTGCTGCTCGGCCCCTCCGGCTGCGGCAAGACCACGACGCTGCGCATGGTGGCGGGCTTCATCCAGGCCAGCGGCGGCGATGTGCGGCTGGACGGGCAGAGCATCCTGGCCCTGCCGCCGCACCGGCGGGAGATGGGCATCGTCTTCCAGAGTTACGCGCTCTTCCCGCACTTGACCGTGGCGCGCAACATCGCCTTCGGGCTGGAGATGCGCGGCGTGCCGGCGGCGGAACGCAAGGCGCGGGTGGAGCAGATGCTCGGCCTCGCCCGCCTGGAGGCGCTGGCCGACCGCCTGCCGCGCCAGCTTTCCGGCGGGCAGCAGCAGCGCGTGGCGCTGGCCCGGGCGCTGGCCATCCAGCCGCGCGTGCTGCTGCTGGACGAACCGCTCTCCAACCTCGACGCCGCGCTGCGCGGCGATGTCGGGCGCGACATCCGCCTGCTGCAGCGGGAATCCAACCTGACCACCATCATGGTCACGCATGATCAGGACGAGGCCATGGCGATGGCCGACCGGCTGGTGGTGATGAAGGACGGAAAGGTGCAGCAGACGGGCACGCAGGAGGATCTCTACGAGCGCCCGGCCACCCCCTTCGTCGCCGGCTTCATCGGCCGCAGCAACATGCTGGAGGGGCGGCTCGACGCCTCCGGCGCGGTGATGGAGGCGGAGGGCACGGCGCTGCGCCTCGCCGGCCGCTATGCCGGGTCCGGTGCCTGCACCCTGGCGCTGCGGCCGGAGCGCCTGTCGATCCGCGAGGACGGAGAGGGCGGTGCGGGCGAGGTGCGGGGCGTGGTGGAACTGGCGAACTATCTCGGCCCGGTGCGGGAGCACCTGGTCCGCCTCGGCACCGGGGCACGGGTCCTGGTGCGCGACCCCACCAGCCAGCCCGGCCGCCTTCATGCGGCGGGGACGGCCGTGACCCTGGGCTGGGATCACGCAGCCGAGCGACTCTTCGATGCCAAGGGGGCGCCGCTGCCCTCGCAACGTCCCGAAACTGCCGAAACAAGGTGGAACGCGAATGCCTGA
- a CDS encoding ABC transporter substrate-binding protein, with protein MPDILNPALSPGRRLVLAGAAGALSLPFIRSARAAEQMVVGTWGGDYANLLRANVEEPLLAPKGITVVQDLGDEDPRVAKLYAQRRLPRGAVDVACTQANRGYEVSAAGLVEPIDETKVPNLVHVLPNLRDPAFVAHIYSPQVLIYNPEKVSNPPTSFQDLLDPKYKGRVGLGNGNYFYVMMAAALAATGDPNKVDTDAARDMMSKLNANGLRLYPSTDSIGAGIKSGEIDVGIIWLARVIMWQNAGIPVKASFPKEGNILYVAGMLVPKNAPNKETAYKYLNAMLEPSAQAEFAAKMGYLPTVDNCPLTGKVGEQLALPADVKMLPPDYSVLGKLQSATSEWWKKNIAGS; from the coding sequence ATGCCTGACATCCTGAATCCCGCTCTCTCTCCCGGCCGCCGCCTCGTGCTAGCCGGTGCCGCCGGCGCGCTGAGCCTGCCCTTCATCCGCTCCGCCCGCGCGGCGGAGCAGATGGTGGTCGGCACCTGGGGCGGCGACTACGCCAACCTGCTGCGCGCCAATGTGGAGGAGCCCCTGCTGGCACCCAAGGGCATCACCGTGGTGCAGGACCTCGGCGACGAGGACCCGCGCGTCGCCAAGCTCTACGCGCAGCGGCGCCTGCCGCGCGGCGCGGTGGACGTGGCCTGCACCCAGGCCAACCGTGGCTATGAGGTCTCGGCCGCCGGCCTCGTCGAGCCGATCGACGAGACGAAGGTGCCCAACCTCGTCCATGTGTTGCCGAACCTGCGCGACCCCGCCTTCGTGGCGCATATCTACAGCCCGCAGGTGCTGATCTATAACCCCGAGAAGGTCAGCAACCCGCCCACCAGCTTCCAGGACCTGCTGGACCCGAAGTACAAGGGCCGCGTCGGGCTGGGGAACGGCAACTATTTCTACGTGATGATGGCGGCGGCGCTGGCCGCCACGGGCGACCCGAACAAGGTCGATACCGACGCCGCCCGCGACATGATGAGCAAGCTGAACGCCAACGGGCTGCGCCTTTATCCCTCAACCGATTCCATCGGCGCCGGCATCAAGTCGGGCGAGATCGATGTCGGCATCATCTGGCTGGCGCGCGTGATCATGTGGCAGAACGCGGGGATCCCGGTGAAGGCCTCCTTCCCCAAGGAAGGCAACATCCTCTACGTCGCCGGCATGCTGGTCCCGAAGAACGCGCCGAACAAGGAGACGGCCTACAAGTACCTGAACGCGATGCTGGAGCCCTCCGCCCAGGCGGAGTTCGCGGCGAAGATGGGCTACCTGCCGACGGTGGACAACTGCCCGCTGACCGGCAAGGTGGGCGAGCAGCTCGCCCTGCCCGCCGACGTGAAGATGCTGCCACCCGACTACAGCGTGCTGGGCAAGCTGCAGAGCGCGACCTCGGAGTGGTGGAAGAAGAACATCGCCGGGAGCTGA
- a CDS encoding acyl-CoA dehydrogenase C-terminal domain-containing protein, producing MPSYKAPLRDMRFLLGEIVAMDRLRALPGCEEMQPDLIDPVMEEAAKLCEEVLFPINRPGDEEGCHYENGVVRTPKGFREAYDAFREGGWTAMACDPAYGGQGIPRTISLLFEEMICSANLAFSLYPGLSHGAYTALHTHGSPEMKDLYLPKLVSGEWSGTMCLTEPHCGTDLGLIRTRAVPAGDGSYRVNGTKIFISAGEHDLTGNIVHFVLAKLPDAPPGVKGISMFLVPKFLPDEDGRVGQRNGVSCASIEHKMGIKASATCVMNFDGAKGWLVGAPHKGLRTMFTMMNEERLSVGVQGLGIAEVSYQNAVAYARERLQGRALGGTKYPDKPADPILVHPDVRRMLLTMRAYTEGCRALGVAVAFQHDIATRHPEPEERLAAEDHVALMTPIVKALFTDLGTLCANHGMQVMGGHGYIREWGMEQYVRDARIAQIYEGTNGIQALDLAGRKMPAHAGRYLRRFFHPVLAFIEQYGEDERMGEFILPLSKAFGRLQQCTAELARRGLSDPTEIGAGATDYLRLFGLTALAHQWALMAEAALRGDGGETPEFYAAKLATARFFMQRLLPETGALASAILAGGGSMMAFDDAAF from the coding sequence ATGCCGAGCTACAAGGCACCGCTGCGGGACATGCGCTTCCTGCTCGGCGAGATCGTGGCGATGGACCGGCTGCGGGCGCTGCCGGGCTGCGAGGAGATGCAGCCGGACCTGATCGATCCGGTGATGGAGGAGGCAGCGAAGCTCTGCGAGGAGGTGCTGTTCCCGATCAACCGCCCGGGCGACGAGGAAGGCTGCCATTACGAGAATGGCGTGGTGCGCACGCCGAAAGGCTTCCGCGAGGCCTATGACGCCTTCCGCGAGGGCGGCTGGACGGCGATGGCCTGCGACCCGGCCTATGGCGGCCAGGGGATTCCGCGCACGATCTCGCTGCTGTTCGAGGAGATGATCTGCTCCGCGAACCTCGCCTTCAGCCTCTATCCCGGCCTGTCGCACGGCGCCTACACGGCGCTGCACACGCATGGCTCGCCGGAGATGAAGGACCTCTACCTGCCGAAGCTGGTCTCCGGCGAGTGGAGCGGCACGATGTGCCTGACGGAGCCGCATTGCGGCACCGATCTCGGCCTGATCCGCACCAGGGCCGTGCCGGCGGGGGACGGGAGCTACCGGGTCAACGGCACGAAGATCTTCATTTCCGCGGGCGAGCACGACCTGACCGGGAACATCGTGCATTTCGTGCTGGCCAAGCTGCCGGACGCACCGCCGGGGGTGAAGGGCATCAGCATGTTCCTGGTGCCGAAGTTCCTGCCGGACGAGGATGGCCGGGTGGGGCAGCGCAACGGCGTGTCCTGTGCCTCCATCGAGCACAAGATGGGCATCAAGGCCTCGGCCACCTGCGTAATGAACTTCGACGGGGCGAAGGGCTGGCTGGTGGGCGCTCCGCACAAGGGCCTGCGGACCATGTTCACCATGATGAACGAGGAGCGGCTTTCCGTCGGCGTCCAGGGACTGGGCATCGCCGAGGTCAGCTACCAGAACGCCGTGGCCTATGCGCGCGAACGCCTCCAGGGACGGGCGCTGGGCGGCACGAAGTATCCGGACAAGCCGGCCGACCCGATCCTGGTGCATCCGGATGTGCGGCGCATGCTGCTGACCATGCGCGCCTATACCGAGGGCTGCCGCGCGCTGGGCGTCGCCGTGGCGTTCCAGCACGACATCGCCACCCGCCATCCGGAGCCCGAGGAGCGCTTGGCCGCCGAGGACCATGTCGCGCTGATGACGCCGATCGTGAAGGCGCTCTTCACCGATCTCGGCACGCTATGCGCCAACCACGGCATGCAGGTGATGGGCGGGCACGGCTATATCCGCGAATGGGGCATGGAGCAGTATGTCCGCGACGCCCGCATCGCGCAGATCTACGAGGGCACCAACGGCATCCAGGCGCTCGACCTCGCCGGGCGGAAGATGCCGGCCCATGCCGGGCGCTATCTCCGCCGCTTCTTCCACCCCGTGCTCGCCTTCATCGAGCAGTACGGGGAGGACGAGCGCATGGGCGAGTTCATCCTGCCGCTGTCCAAGGCTTTCGGCCGGTTGCAGCAATGCACAGCGGAGCTGGCGCGGCGCGGGCTGTCCGACCCCACCGAGATCGGTGCCGGGGCGACGGACTACCTGCGCCTCTTCGGCCTCACCGCCCTGGCGCACCAATGGGCGCTGATGGCCGAGGCCGCGCTGCGGGGCGATGGCGGGGAGACGCCGGAATTCTATGCCGCCAAGCTGGCCACGGCGCGCTTCTTCATGCAGCGCCTGTTGCCGGAAACCGGCGCGCTGGCCTCGGCCATCCTGGCGGGCGGGGGTTCGATGATGGCGTTCGACGACGCGGCGTTCTGA